In Bradyrhizobium sp. 1(2017), one DNA window encodes the following:
- a CDS encoding aromatic ring-hydroxylating dioxygenase subunit alpha, whose translation MTKPFPMNAWYAAAWDAEVKPALLPRTICGKHIVMYRKADGSVAALEDACWHRLVPLSKGRLEGDTVVCGYHGLKYNAQGRCTFMPSQETINPSACVRAYPVVERHRYIWLWMGDPALADPALVPDMHWNHDPAWAGDGKTIHVKCDYRLVLDNLMDLTHETFVHGSSIGNDAVAEAPFDVTHGEKTVTVTRWMRGIEPPPFWAKQLGKPGLVDRWQIIRFEAPCTIAIDVGVAPTGTGAPEGDRSHGVNGFVLNTITPETEKTCHYFWAFVRNYQLGEQRITTEIREGVSGIFHEDELILEAQQRAMDENPDRIFYNLNIDAGAMWTRRLIDKMVAKENPPQHLQAAE comes from the coding sequence GTGACAAAACCCTTCCCCATGAATGCCTGGTACGCCGCCGCCTGGGACGCCGAGGTGAAGCCGGCGCTGCTGCCGCGGACGATCTGCGGCAAGCACATCGTCATGTACCGCAAGGCCGATGGCTCTGTGGCCGCGCTGGAGGACGCCTGCTGGCATCGCCTGGTGCCCTTGTCCAAGGGCCGGCTCGAAGGTGACACCGTGGTCTGCGGCTATCACGGCCTGAAATACAATGCACAGGGCCGCTGCACCTTCATGCCGTCGCAGGAGACCATCAATCCATCGGCCTGCGTGCGCGCCTATCCCGTGGTCGAGCGTCACCGTTACATCTGGCTCTGGATGGGCGATCCCGCACTGGCCGATCCCGCGCTCGTCCCCGACATGCACTGGAATCACGACCCGGCCTGGGCCGGCGACGGCAAGACCATCCACGTCAAATGCGACTATCGCCTCGTGCTCGACAATCTCATGGACCTCACCCACGAGACCTTCGTGCACGGCTCTTCCATCGGCAACGATGCCGTGGCCGAGGCGCCGTTCGACGTCACCCATGGCGAGAAGACGGTGACCGTGACGCGCTGGATGCGCGGCATCGAGCCGCCCCCGTTCTGGGCCAAGCAGCTCGGCAAGCCCGGTCTCGTCGACCGCTGGCAGATCATCCGCTTCGAGGCCCCGTGCACCATCGCCATCGACGTCGGGGTCGCGCCGACCGGCACCGGCGCGCCGGAGGGCGATCGCTCGCACGGCGTCAACGGCTTCGTGCTCAACACGATCACGCCGGAGACCGAGAAGACCTGCCACTATTTCTGGGCTTTCGTGCGCAACTATCAGCTCGGCGAGCAGCGCATCACAACCGAGATCCGCGAGGGCGTCTCCGGCATCTTCCACGAGGACGAGCTGATCCTCGAAGCGCAGCAGCGCGCGATGGACGAGAACCCCGACCGCATCTTCTACAACCTCAACATCGACGCCGGTGCGATGTGGACGCGCAGGCTGATCGACAAGA